Proteins encoded in a region of the Melospiza georgiana isolate bMelGeo1 chromosome 2, bMelGeo1.pri, whole genome shotgun sequence genome:
- the N4BP2L2 gene encoding NEDD4-binding protein 2-like 2 isoform X2 translates to MLHAENTARLLECQDEIGIEPYPKRMKSTEGACEKLPDDDDKGAQKKVDVERKSNGWIPTCALDNQGQHEMQKQEKIPSGALGSLNEVLPENNPVLSQPIDVENGQNINPPFTSMNYSKVEEEKDPFITNNGGEDNTEKSSASFSINRNQSDEDFFTSKDFIGPIYKPAKSNKLDKSGNCNECRNTGGDENELCENRCKRKEAKKMQAVSATVPEIDDQLDQFYKEIHQLENENLDTNVQEKETEISEEQHSPFNSSQSSQENYQPVILGSPHSFYENGQCSSGEQNSQKTSNEQQLVVETGGWKTENTFNDQVDTWNCSVPEFRPAWQTRASFNKPQGPFPPRFSHQSHFQIFDSPPQIPNVPPPQNGGFPYKSYHGNTDISSHGPLLDQNTSYSGHADIHNTQVFRNGNNDQNGLQSNGFCETREEHWNDPKADSTGGMHNFSSLQLSEEKFSSSQKLLLILRGLPGSGKTTLSRVLLGRSCDGVVLSTDDYFRQQYGYTYNAAQLGDAHEWNRNRAKQAMEQGKSPVIIDNTNTQAWEMKPYVEVALEKGYRVEFHEPDTWWKFDPDELEKRNKHGVTREKIAQMLERYEHQISIPIVMNSVVPPHKNTQRPPLQRRHREKILSKNPGFLLIKAKQKKKRKRNKTMKSNRTEITKKMLCGVAHHPIPGDHDGSESEEDDLEEENKKSMCTFSKGPEDPVTVYEEQPKSSDESLKEDSGVSRESFLVAVPEVSVMSNSAWKNELPVESDSLLLRDVKPFCTENLTKNALDDKEAKQRQKDNLCSFLTISNDKNSVQKTEGISEDYDMTLLSTENKLGSCQITCEPDLEAKGLSLNREEKEISQYCSSNILNNVTDNTEGNCPFLKAEETTSNAWAFFSINLSTEKLQMGFNAQVSLSPRSEDKCVSEQKSQKVRKPEQTHMNSSAELNCYQSNEGLVKENHLETETEEVGNVISNGLSVSPTGKMHFDSLVEARAAFMQGSSEVNVPINDATPITLKRKRYRRIVNLAPKFNLPRQIFAHTEEGKDILVREDIPQNSVLEARQNYFLSKNCGEAHEQDHALQEYSSSTPDADALVYNISYTHSGPCSPISKYACRVCVDSKTKEEQATTLQPQQVVNKKEDEGEHVSSEVTNGQPDNLSSVKVVSEYLEDSTTMASCSENANGADDSEPAKTSQLEDYQDADVKCSFLGLPLSLGFAFQLVQLFGSPGLPLESLLPDDYVVPLDWKVSKMIYLLWKTSVEEKQKPNGLQNEDGLTDDIINLEDLNKNPQENKDSSETLSDMELYQDVIEENTITCTGCLEAAFHQS, encoded by the exons ATGCTTCATGCTGAAAATACAGCAAGGCTCTTGGAGTGTCAGGACGAAATCGGAATTGAGCCGTATCCTAAAAGAATGAAGTCAACAGAAGGGGCTTGTGAGAAACTCCCTGATGATGATGACAAAGGTGCTCAGAAGAAGGTGGATGTTGAGAGAAAATCAAATGGTTGGATACCTACGTGTGCCTTAGACAACCAAGGGCAACATGAAATGCAGAAGCAAGAGAAAATACCTTCTGGTGCCTTGGGATCCTTGAATGAAGTTCTCCCTGAAAATAATCCAGTACTTAGTCAGCCAATTGATGTAGAAAATGGGCAGAATATAAATCCTCCTTTTACATCAATGAATTACTCTAAAGTTGAAGAAGAGAAGGACCCTTTTATTACAAATAATGGTGGTGAAGATAATACTGAAAAAAGCAGTGCATCATTCTCAATAAATAGAAATCAATCAGATGAAGACTTCTTTACAAGCAAAGATTTTATAGGACCTATTTACAAGCCTGCCAAAAGTAACAAGCTGGACAAATCTGGCAATTGCAATGAATGTAGGAACACTGGAGGAGATGAGAATGAATTGTGTGAAAACAGATGTAAAAGAAAGGAGGCAAAGAAGATGCAAGCTGTTTCTGCCACTGTACCAGAGATAGATGATCAGCTGGATCAGTTCTATAAAGAAATTCAccagctggaaaatgaaaatttagatACTAATGTTCaggaaaaggaaactgaaatttCTGAGGAACAACACTCTCCATTTAACTCCAGTCAGAGCTCACAAGAAAATTATCAACCTGTCATTTTGGGCAGTCCACACTCATTTTATGAGAATGGACAGTGTTCTTCAGGGGAACAGAACAGTCAGAAAACAAGCAATGAGCAGCAGTTAGTTGTGGAAACAGGTGgctggaaaactgaaaatacCTTTAATGACCAAGTAGATACTTGGAACTGCTCAGTGCCTGAATTCAGACCTGCTTGGCAGACTAGAGCATCTTTCAACAAACCTCAGGGACCTTTTCCTCCTAGATTCAGCCATCAATCCCATTTTCAGATATTTGATTCTCCACCTCAAATCCCAAATGTTCCCCCTCCTCAGAATGGAGGATTTCCTTACAAAAGTTACCATGGAAATACTGATATCAGCAGTCATGGTCCATTGCTTGATCAAAATACCAGCTATTCTGGTCATGCTGACATCCATAATACTCAGGTCTTCAGGAATGGGAATAATGATCAGAATGGACTCCAAAGTAATGGTTTCTGTGAAACCAGAGAAGAGCATTGGAATGATCCAAAAGCTGACAGTACAGGAGGAATGCACAACTTTTCTTCATTGCAGTTAtctgaagaaaaattcagttcttcacagaaattgCTTCTAATCTTAAGAGGCCTGCCAGGTTCAGGGAAAACCACACTTTCTCG TGTTCTGCTTGGTCGGAGTTGTGACGGCGTCGTGCTCAGCACCGATGATTATTTTCGTCAGCAGTACGGATACACCTATAATGCTGCTCAGCTTGGTGATGCCCATGAGTGGAACCGCAACAGAG caaaGCAAGCAATGGAGCAGGGAAAATCTCCAGTTATAATAGACAACACTAATACTCAAGCCTGGGAAATGAAGCCTTATGTGGAAGTG GCTCTAGAAAAAGGATACAGAGTGGAATTCCATGAGCCAGATACTTGGTGGAAGTTTGATCCTGATGAACTAGAAAA gaGAAATAAGCATGGAGTCACTCGTGAGAAGATTGCTCAGATGTTGGAACGATATGAACATCAAATATCCATCCCTATTGTCATGAATTCAGTGGTACCTCCCCACAAAAACACTCAAAGACCACCTCTGCAGAGAAGACATAG GGAGAAAATTTTAAGCAAGAACCCTGGATTCCTGTtaataaaagcaaagcagaagaaaaagagaaaaagaaacaaaacaatgaaaagtAATCGCACAGAAATTACGAAGAAAATGTTATGTGGAGTAGCTCATCATCCAATTCCAGGTGACCATGACGGATCAGAAAGTGAAGAGGATGActtggaagaagaaaacaaaaaatcaatgTGTACATTCAGCAAAGGCCCGGAGGATCCGGTAACAGTTTATGAAGAGCAGCCTAAGAGTAGTGATGAAAGCCTAAAAGAAGATTCAGGGGTTTCAAGAGAGAGTTTTCTGGTTGCTGTGCCTGAGGTCTCAGTGATGTCAAATAGTGCATGGAAAAATGAATTGCCTGTAGAAAGTGACAGTTTGCTTTTAAGAGATGTAAAACCTTTTTGTACTGAAAACCTAACCAAAAATGCATTAGATGACAAGGAAGCaaagcagaggcagaaagacaaCCTCTGCAGTTTCCTAACAATAAGCAATGATAAAAATTCTGTCCAGAAAACAGAAGGCATTTCTGAAGACTATGATATGACATTGttgagcacagaaaacaaactgGGATCATGCCAAATTACATGTGAACCTGACTTGGAAGCCAAGGGCCTAAGTttaaacagagaagaaaaagaaatctctcaGTATTGCAGTTCAAATATACTTAATAATGTGACTGATAACACAGAGGGCAACTgtccatttttaaaagcagaagaaacCACCTCCAATGCCTGggcttttttttcaattaatttatcTACTGAGAAGTTGCAGATGGGCTTCAATGCTCaagtttctctctctcctcGCTCTGAGGATAAATGTGTAAGTGAACAAAAATCTCAAAAAGTGAGGAAACCTGAACAGACTCACATGAACAGTTCAGCAGAGCTAAACTGCTATCAGTCAAATGAGGGATTGGTAAAGGAAAACCATCTTGAAACAGAAACTGAGGAAGTTGGCAATGTAATAAGCAATGGTCTGTCTGTGTCTCCAACTGGTAAAATGCACTTTGATTCCCTAGTGGAAGCCAGGGCTGCCTTCATGCAGGGTTCAAGTGAAGTAAATGTGCCAATAAATGATGCTACACCAATTACACTGAAGAGGAAGAGATACAGAAGAATTGTCAACTTAGCACCAAAGTTTAACCTACCAAGACAGATCTTTGCTCATacagaggaagggaaggacaTCTTAGTAAGAGAAGATATTCCCCAAAACAGTGTTTTAGAAGCGAGGCAAAATTACTTTCTAAGCAAGAACTGTGGAGAAGCACATGAACAGGACCATGCATTGCAGGAATATTCCTCATCCACTCCAGATGCAGATGCTCTGGTATATAATATTTCTTACACTCATTCAGGACCATGCTCTCCTATATCAAAATATGCCTGCAGGGTTTGTGTCGATTCCAAAACAAAGGAGGAGCAAGCTACTACTCTTCAGCCACAACAAGTAGTTAATAAAAAAGAGGACGAGGGTGAACATGTTTCTTCAGAGGTTACAAATGGCCAACCAGATAATTTGTCTTCTGTTAAAGTTGTTTCTGAGTATCTAGAAGATTCTACTACAATGGCAAGCTGCAGTGaaaatgcaaatggagcagatgACTCTGAGCCAGCAAAGACATCACAGCTTGAAGATTATCAAGATGCAGATGTGAAATGCAGTTTTCTGGGACTTCCCTTATCATTAGGATTTGCTTTTCAACTTGTGCAGCTCTTTGGTTCTCCAGGTCTTCCACTGG aatCCTTGTTGCCAGATGATTATGTAGTTCCCCTTGACTGGAAAGTTTCAAAGATGATCTATTTACTGTGGAAGACCTCTGTGGAG GAAAAACAGAAACCAAATGGATTGCAGAATGAAGATGGCTTGACAG